The following are from one region of the Cystobacter ferrugineus genome:
- a CDS encoding efflux RND transporter periplasmic adaptor subunit, producing the protein MRRSVLLSSTVLLGSVLGCSTPPAPPAPPPAQSSARTAWVHPRPPRGVPLTEAPAQVLPPPEGAAALGLPFRGSVTRIGVRPGQKVRKGEVLVEVLMPEVVRAAGDFEAAALRREAYERRTAQLKALREQGMARVFELAEAEASLAEARAAQLSAQALLKVAGLEGSSAAGVAQRGTVPLRSPVDGMVTAVDAVLGETREAGSAPLVRIAGEGPARLEARLSHALPEEAAFEFSAPGLQAVPVRLVGRAPAVDERDGTTAAWFEPEQARALPAGLQGTVRVKADGLPEVTVVPARALVMEGGEVAVLVREGDGHRRQPVKVVVQSGADALVHGPLKETDAVAADAMRLLPTEVEGS; encoded by the coding sequence ATGAGACGCTCCGTGCTCCTCTCCTCCACCGTCCTTCTGGGCTCGGTGCTCGGTTGTTCCACGCCGCCCGCGCCACCCGCGCCGCCTCCCGCGCAATCCAGCGCGCGCACCGCCTGGGTGCATCCGCGTCCCCCCCGGGGCGTGCCCCTCACCGAGGCCCCCGCGCAGGTGCTCCCACCGCCCGAGGGCGCCGCGGCGCTCGGCCTTCCCTTCCGGGGGAGTGTCACCCGCATCGGCGTGCGGCCCGGCCAGAAGGTGCGCAAGGGCGAGGTGCTCGTCGAGGTGCTCATGCCCGAGGTGGTGCGGGCCGCGGGGGACTTCGAGGCCGCCGCGCTGCGCCGCGAGGCGTACGAGCGCCGCACGGCCCAGTTGAAGGCCCTGCGGGAGCAGGGCATGGCGCGCGTCTTCGAGCTGGCCGAGGCCGAGGCGAGCCTGGCCGAGGCCCGCGCCGCGCAGTTGAGTGCCCAGGCGTTGTTGAAGGTCGCGGGACTGGAGGGCTCGTCCGCCGCCGGGGTGGCGCAGCGGGGCACGGTGCCGCTGCGCAGTCCGGTGGACGGCATGGTCACCGCGGTGGACGCGGTGCTGGGCGAGACGCGGGAAGCGGGCTCGGCGCCGCTGGTGCGCATCGCGGGCGAGGGCCCCGCGCGCCTGGAGGCCCGGCTCTCCCATGCGCTGCCAGAGGAGGCCGCCTTCGAGTTCTCCGCACCGGGGCTCCAGGCGGTACCGGTGCGGCTGGTGGGGCGGGCGCCCGCGGTGGACGAGAGGGATGGCACCACGGCCGCATGGTTCGAGCCCGAGCAGGCGCGTGCGTTGCCCGCGGGCTTGCAGGGCACGGTGCGGGTGAAGGCGGACGGGCTGCCCGAGGTGACGGTGGTGCCCGCGCGCGCGCTGGTGATGGAGGGCGGCGAGGTCGCGGTGCTGGTGCGTGAGGGAGACGGACATCGCCGCCAGCCGGTGAAGGTGGTGGTGCAGTCCGGTGCCGACGCGTTGGTGCACGGGCCGCTCAAGGAGACGGACGCGGTGGCCGCGGATGCCATGCGGCTCCTCCCGACGGAGGTGGAGGGGTCATGA
- a CDS encoding B12-binding domain-containing radical SAM protein, whose product MHGRRVLSPVLLLGAGTGEATCGILYLAGYLRRGGIEAFVRLHDGDETEDEVARSLEALVARVRPRLVGISLKWFHHVHRALLLARTLREIDPHIRIVVGGNTASYWWRELHAFDCIDHIVLGDGERPLLALCQGDPSPPNCVTRAPDGTPRRLPLEYVQGATNSEDVYYSHFDDIFLSHQDRHAFSGWVAPGKGCGENCLYCGGARGNQKAAFGRAKPFLRSEESVRRDHQEISHRTWQLRYDFAGSSAAFLQGTWAGVDLSRHSCMYFLWGVARMELIDALAQTFEHVHMVLDIGCFSEQQRHEQMRRGLLKPCASDQQLLEIIDGCRRHKNLDIEVSGIAGLPFASAATLEEEVRLVERVIRLDCLVGYQRLEAQPGALATEHPARFDMVSEARTFTEFLEYFEQREPGEVSVPMLRFRDAALERAVQRTSEHVDALASKHEEKKQRIALNGRTRLKNTAPSTLRFELGDWLGAHRVPAKVAREQVTVVRSVNGTGLACAPSLSPRRFADPTLDQGEDGRILLTTLATFEHPTTVASAVTQLGAKLKLDPYSAREVIEHLVNGRFLQPA is encoded by the coding sequence ATGCATGGCCGTCGCGTCCTCTCTCCAGTCCTGCTTCTCGGCGCCGGAACCGGCGAGGCCACCTGTGGGATTCTCTATCTCGCGGGCTACCTGAGACGCGGAGGGATCGAGGCCTTCGTCCGGCTCCATGACGGGGACGAAACCGAGGACGAGGTGGCCCGCTCGCTCGAAGCGCTGGTGGCCCGCGTGCGCCCCCGGCTCGTCGGCATCAGCCTCAAATGGTTCCACCACGTCCACCGCGCGCTCCTCCTGGCGCGGACGCTGCGCGAGATCGACCCCCACATCCGGATCGTCGTGGGCGGCAACACCGCGTCGTACTGGTGGCGGGAGCTGCACGCGTTCGACTGCATCGATCACATCGTCCTGGGCGACGGCGAGCGGCCGCTGCTGGCCCTCTGCCAGGGCGACCCCTCCCCGCCCAACTGCGTCACCCGGGCTCCGGACGGCACTCCGCGGCGGTTGCCCCTGGAGTACGTGCAAGGCGCCACGAACAGCGAGGACGTCTACTACTCGCACTTCGATGACATCTTCCTGAGCCACCAGGATCGCCACGCCTTCTCGGGGTGGGTCGCGCCCGGCAAGGGCTGCGGCGAGAACTGCCTCTATTGCGGTGGGGCTCGCGGCAACCAGAAGGCGGCCTTCGGACGCGCGAAGCCGTTTCTGCGCTCCGAGGAGAGTGTGCGCCGCGACCACCAGGAGATTTCCCACCGGACGTGGCAGCTCCGCTATGACTTCGCGGGCAGCTCGGCGGCGTTCCTTCAAGGCACCTGGGCGGGGGTCGATCTCTCACGCCACTCCTGCATGTATTTCCTGTGGGGGGTGGCCCGGATGGAACTCATCGACGCCCTGGCCCAGACCTTCGAGCACGTCCACATGGTGCTCGACATCGGCTGCTTCTCGGAGCAGCAGCGCCACGAGCAGATGCGTCGCGGCCTGCTCAAGCCATGTGCATCGGATCAGCAGCTCCTGGAGATCATCGACGGCTGCCGCCGCCACAAGAACCTGGACATCGAGGTCTCTGGAATCGCGGGCCTGCCCTTCGCCAGCGCGGCCACGCTCGAGGAGGAAGTGCGCCTGGTGGAGCGGGTGATCCGCCTCGACTGCCTGGTGGGCTATCAGCGGCTCGAAGCGCAGCCCGGGGCGCTCGCCACCGAGCACCCCGCGCGGTTCGACATGGTGAGCGAGGCGAGAACGTTCACGGAGTTCCTCGAGTACTTCGAGCAGCGCGAGCCCGGCGAGGTGTCGGTGCCGATGCTGCGCTTCCGCGACGCGGCGCTCGAGCGGGCGGTGCAGCGCACGTCGGAGCACGTGGATGCCCTCGCGAGCAAGCACGAGGAGAAGAAGCAGCGGATCGCGCTCAACGGTCGCACGCGACTGAAGAACACCGCCCCCTCGACGCTTCGGTTCGAGCTCGGTGATTGGTTGGGAGCTCATCGAGTCCCCGCGAAGGTGGCGCGGGAGCAGGTGACCGTCGTCCGCTCGGTGAACGGAACGGGCCTGGCCTGTGCACCTTCGCTCAGCCCGCGAAGGTTCGCCGACCCGACGCTGGATCAGGGCGAGGACGGGAGGATCCTCCTGACCACCCTGGCCACCTTCGAGCACCCGACGACAGTCGCCAGCGCGGTGACGCAGCTCGGGGCGAAGTTGAAGCTCGACCCGTACTCGGCGCGCGAGGTCATCGAGCACCTCGTGAACGGACGCTTCCTGCAGCCGGCATGA
- a CDS encoding efflux RND transporter permease subunit encodes MMTRLVEGSVKHRGWTLGLTALFAVLASVMAMRLELDALPDITTNQVLVLTRAPGLTPEEVERRVTRPVETGLGGIPGLVEHRSLSRYGISSVTAVFEDDVDPYRARQLVQERLNTISGELPPGVDAPELGPLSGGLGEIFHFTLSSPERTSAELLELAELRVAPLLRGVPGVVEVNTWGGQQRTLEVHADPVKLAQRGLTLAELRQALEGVSGSVPGASLAAGDRQVLVRAVARPPGPSELGGAVVRGPGGQTLRLADVAEVVPGALPRIGTATANGRGETVYLMAQMLRGANALDVMKGVHERMEQVRAALPADVRVDEVYDRSTLVRGTLRTVAKNLLEGGLLVVAVLFLLLGSFRAGLVVASAIPLSMLGAVVGMVLLKIPGNLMSLGAIDFGLLVDGAVVMVEAVFHHVGHERPGREGWREKVSHVTGSVARPVFFSVLIILLVYVPVLALSGVDGKMFRPMALTVMLALATSLVLSLTFIPAAASLVLRPEDVPEHPPLLVRFFDRVYRPALDRMARAPRRVALVAGVLLALGVGLFLNAGSEFAPQLDEGDLVVQTTRAADIRLEAAARDAGHLEAVLLKHVPEVRRVVSRVGSPAVATDIMGLEQADVFIHLAPREAWRPGLTREALIAEMAAVLEDKAPGSGPAFTQPIQMRFNELLGGSVTDVAVSVYGEDLGQLRRLAEQVAAEVGREAGAEDVRVLAPPEVSLLEVVPRPLDAARVGFSVREVLEAVQAVRTGLEVGATYDGAVRIPLVLRLAGAHEAFSLAELPLPVASGGTVPLSRVADVKLVSAPSLVSRHEGQRRLVVGFNVRGADLGTVVERARARVGSAVRLPEGYRMEWGGQYETLTEATRRLSLVIPAVLVLIVTVLWLTFQRLRPALIIFTNVPFACVGGVVALMLRGMPVSISAAIGFIALSGIAVLNGVVLMARLLHHEASGLPVREAVLQAARERSRPVLMTALVAALGFVPMMLATGVGAEVQRPLATVVVGGLVTSTLLTLIILPSLYPWFSGQRARSAEAHAPLLSEKTA; translated from the coding sequence ATGATGACGCGGCTGGTGGAGGGCTCGGTGAAGCACCGGGGCTGGACGTTGGGGCTCACGGCGCTGTTCGCCGTGCTGGCCTCGGTGATGGCGATGCGGCTGGAGTTGGACGCACTGCCGGACATCACCACCAACCAGGTGCTGGTGCTCACCCGCGCCCCGGGTCTGACACCCGAGGAGGTGGAGCGGCGGGTGACGCGGCCGGTGGAGACGGGGCTCGGCGGCATCCCGGGGCTGGTGGAGCACCGCAGCCTGTCGCGCTATGGCATCTCCTCGGTGACGGCCGTCTTCGAGGACGACGTGGATCCGTACCGCGCACGCCAGCTCGTGCAGGAGCGGTTGAATACCATCTCCGGCGAGCTGCCCCCGGGCGTGGACGCACCGGAGCTGGGGCCCCTGTCGGGAGGACTCGGGGAAATCTTCCACTTCACGCTCAGCTCGCCGGAGCGGACGTCGGCGGAGCTGCTGGAGCTGGCGGAGCTACGGGTGGCTCCCCTGCTGCGGGGCGTGCCCGGCGTGGTGGAGGTGAACACCTGGGGAGGTCAGCAGCGCACGCTGGAGGTGCACGCGGATCCGGTGAAGCTGGCGCAGCGCGGGCTGACGCTGGCGGAGCTGCGGCAAGCGTTGGAGGGCGTGTCGGGCAGCGTCCCCGGGGCGAGCCTCGCGGCGGGAGACCGGCAGGTGCTGGTGCGCGCGGTGGCGCGGCCTCCCGGTCCGAGCGAGCTGGGCGGCGCGGTGGTGCGCGGTCCGGGAGGCCAGACGTTGCGGCTCGCGGACGTGGCCGAGGTGGTGCCGGGAGCCCTGCCGCGCATCGGCACGGCGACGGCCAACGGCCGGGGCGAGACGGTGTACCTGATGGCGCAGATGCTTCGCGGGGCCAACGCCCTGGACGTGATGAAGGGCGTACACGAGCGCATGGAGCAGGTGCGCGCGGCACTGCCCGCGGACGTGCGGGTGGACGAGGTGTACGACCGGAGCACGCTGGTGCGCGGCACGCTGCGCACGGTGGCGAAGAACCTGCTGGAGGGCGGCCTGCTGGTGGTGGCGGTGCTCTTCCTGCTGCTGGGCAGCTTCCGGGCGGGACTGGTGGTGGCCTCGGCGATTCCGCTGTCCATGCTGGGCGCGGTGGTGGGCATGGTGCTGTTGAAGATTCCGGGCAACCTGATGAGCCTGGGCGCCATCGACTTCGGCCTGCTGGTGGACGGCGCGGTGGTGATGGTGGAGGCCGTCTTCCACCACGTGGGCCACGAGCGCCCGGGCCGCGAGGGGTGGCGCGAGAAGGTGTCGCACGTGACGGGCTCGGTGGCGCGGCCCGTGTTCTTCTCGGTGCTCATCATCCTGCTGGTGTACGTGCCGGTGCTGGCGCTCAGCGGGGTGGACGGGAAGATGTTCCGCCCCATGGCGCTCACGGTGATGCTGGCGCTGGCCACCTCGCTGGTGCTCTCGCTCACCTTCATCCCCGCGGCGGCCAGCCTCGTACTGCGCCCCGAGGACGTGCCCGAGCACCCTCCCCTGCTGGTGCGCTTCTTCGACAGGGTCTACCGCCCCGCGCTGGACCGGATGGCGCGCGCTCCCCGCCGGGTGGCGCTCGTGGCGGGGGTGCTGCTCGCGCTGGGCGTGGGCCTCTTCCTGAACGCGGGCAGCGAGTTCGCCCCGCAGCTCGACGAGGGGGACCTGGTGGTGCAGACGACGCGCGCGGCGGACATCCGCCTGGAGGCGGCGGCTCGCGACGCGGGGCACCTGGAGGCGGTGCTGCTGAAGCATGTCCCCGAGGTGCGGCGGGTGGTGTCGCGCGTGGGCAGCCCCGCGGTGGCCACGGACATCATGGGCCTGGAGCAGGCGGACGTCTTCATCCACCTCGCGCCCCGCGAGGCCTGGCGGCCGGGCCTCACGCGCGAGGCGCTCATCGCGGAGATGGCGGCGGTGCTGGAGGACAAGGCCCCCGGGAGCGGGCCGGCCTTCACGCAGCCCATCCAGATGCGCTTCAACGAGCTGCTGGGGGGCTCGGTGACGGACGTGGCGGTGAGCGTGTATGGAGAGGACCTGGGGCAGTTGCGCCGGCTGGCCGAGCAGGTGGCCGCGGAGGTGGGCCGGGAGGCCGGGGCCGAGGACGTGCGGGTGCTGGCACCGCCGGAGGTGTCACTGTTGGAGGTGGTGCCCCGGCCACTGGACGCGGCGCGCGTGGGCTTCAGCGTGCGCGAGGTGCTCGAGGCGGTGCAGGCGGTGCGCACGGGCCTGGAGGTGGGGGCCACGTACGACGGGGCGGTGCGCATTCCCCTCGTGCTGCGGCTGGCGGGGGCGCACGAGGCCTTCTCGCTGGCGGAGCTGCCGCTGCCGGTGGCCTCCGGCGGCACGGTGCCGCTGTCGCGAGTGGCCGACGTGAAGCTCGTCTCGGCGCCCAGCCTGGTGAGCAGGCATGAGGGACAGCGCCGGCTGGTGGTGGGCTTCAACGTGCGCGGGGCGGACCTGGGCACGGTGGTGGAGCGCGCCCGGGCGCGAGTGGGCTCGGCCGTGCGCCTGCCGGAGGGCTACCGGATGGAATGGGGCGGCCAATATGAGACCCTGACGGAGGCGACGCGGCGGCTCTCGCTCGTCATCCCCGCGGTACTGGTGCTCATCGTGACCGTGCTCTGGCTGACCTTCCAGCGCCTCCGTCCGGCGCTCATCATCTTCACGAACGTGCCCTTCGCGTGCGTGGGGGGCGTGGTGGCACTCATGCTGCGCGGCATGCCGGTGTCCATCTCGGCGGCCATCGGCTTCATCGCCCTGTCGGGCATCGCGGTGCTCAACGGCGTGGTGCTGATGGCGAGGCTGTTGCACCACGAGGCCAGTGGCCTGCCGGTGCGGGAGGCGGTGCTCCAGGCGGCGCGTGAGCGCTCGCGGCCGGTGCTGATGACGGCGCTGGTGGCGGCGCTGGGCTTCGTGCCGATGATGCTGGCCACCGGGGTGGGCGCCGAGGTGCAGCGTCCCCTGGCCACCGTGGTGGTGGGCGGCCTGGTGACGTCCACGCTGCTCACCCTCATCATCCTCCCCTCGCTCTACCCGTGGTTCTCGGGGCAGCGCGCGCGGTCCGCCGAGGCTCACGCGCCGCTCCTCTCGGAGAAGACCGCATGA
- a CDS encoding sensor histidine kinase, with protein MKLATRLWLLGALVPIVGLLLAMLLAESFFETWLARQVDRALLSQAAVESVSLFDGPGGRPHLHLLSSPLEEEVRPFAPMAELFDPEGRLLVSYPPTVEGIHGPAPARQPPQAPPRFETVRGADGARLRQLTLGVQAPAGGVYLLRLSASLAQQESAVRAFHAVTLAVAVLLGLVLFSLQTWQARWLAGRLNRLRALIGRLREGALPESPGSGKRGDEVSEVEGALHEASARLAEAREAQEQLIARAAHELRTPLALMRTSLDLALWKERDAASLREALEETRREVERLSALAGNLLDLASFGRGGWEVRTGDLREVVEDAAAAARAEAEGRGVWVVVAGPEPAPCVFHAASVRQAVDNLLANALRYAPKGTELSVRLVHEGTRWRLSVRDQGPGIPVEHRESVFLPFHRVEPNGSGTGLGLAVVQEVAKRHGGRAWVAETTGPGAEVVLELPEQGPSA; from the coding sequence GTGAAGCTGGCGACGCGGCTGTGGTTGCTGGGCGCGCTGGTGCCCATCGTGGGCCTCCTGCTGGCGATGCTGCTCGCGGAGTCCTTCTTCGAGACATGGCTGGCGCGCCAGGTGGATCGGGCGCTGCTGTCGCAGGCGGCGGTGGAGTCGGTGAGTCTCTTCGACGGGCCCGGAGGCCGGCCACACCTGCACCTGCTGAGTTCTCCGCTGGAGGAGGAGGTGCGCCCCTTCGCGCCGATGGCCGAGCTGTTCGATCCCGAGGGGCGGCTCCTGGTGTCCTATCCCCCCACGGTCGAGGGGATCCATGGACCGGCGCCCGCGCGGCAGCCGCCCCAAGCGCCGCCGCGCTTCGAGACGGTACGGGGCGCGGATGGAGCGCGGCTGCGGCAACTCACCCTGGGGGTGCAGGCGCCAGCGGGCGGGGTGTACCTGCTGCGGTTGTCGGCGTCGCTGGCGCAGCAGGAGTCGGCGGTGCGGGCCTTCCACGCGGTGACGCTGGCGGTGGCGGTGTTGCTGGGCCTGGTGCTGTTCTCGCTACAGACATGGCAGGCGCGGTGGCTGGCCGGGCGGTTGAATCGGTTGCGAGCGCTCATCGGCCGGCTGCGCGAGGGCGCGCTGCCCGAGTCCCCGGGGAGCGGCAAGCGTGGAGACGAGGTGTCCGAGGTGGAGGGCGCGTTGCACGAGGCCTCGGCGCGGCTCGCCGAGGCGCGCGAGGCCCAGGAGCAGCTCATCGCCCGCGCGGCGCACGAGCTGCGCACGCCGCTGGCGCTGATGCGCACGAGCCTGGACCTGGCGCTGTGGAAGGAGCGGGATGCCGCCTCGTTGCGCGAGGCGCTGGAGGAGACGCGGCGGGAGGTGGAGCGGCTGAGCGCGCTGGCGGGCAACCTGTTGGATCTGGCCTCGTTCGGGCGTGGAGGCTGGGAAGTGAGGACGGGGGACCTGCGCGAGGTGGTGGAGGACGCGGCCGCCGCCGCGCGCGCGGAGGCGGAGGGGCGAGGCGTCTGGGTGGTGGTCGCGGGCCCCGAGCCCGCCCCCTGCGTCTTCCATGCGGCCTCGGTGAGGCAGGCGGTGGACAACCTGCTCGCGAACGCCCTGCGGTACGCGCCGAAGGGGACGGAGCTGTCCGTACGGTTGGTGCACGAGGGGACCCGGTGGCGGCTGTCGGTCCGGGATCAAGGCCCTGGCATCCCGGTGGAGCACCGGGAGTCGGTCTTCCTGCCGTTCCATCGCGTGGAACCCAATGGCTCGGGGACGGGGTTGGGGCTGGCGGTGGTGCAGGAGGTGGCGAAACGCCACGGTGGCCGGGCCTGGGTGGCGGAGACGACGGGGCCGGGCGCCGAGGTGGTGCTCGAGCTTCCCGAGCAAGGCCCCTCCGCATGA
- a CDS encoding TolC family protein, whose translation MVVVLAALVLTASPPEATALTFAEALALAGRTPGPEGAARAAEVRRAESARLSPLVFNPQLTVEPGYRQRSDERGADLRLGVSQSFGLSGQVGARNTAVHAEQAALDAEALAALLTRRLALAEAWLRLWAAEQAVTQGLHEVELAASFRQAVEGASKLGASTKLELAEASAYLAEARLSVLDAEGKVAERRVELAKLLGREPTRPLQTRGSLPEVELPPDEARRPLVAQAAGLPEAMARVLGARVERARAAEAHASRGSWLQVGVTGMREYDGATGGALTLTLTPSLFERGERDRGTLLASAEKLEGEARDAGHRAAAELALCFHDVEHSREVRETLQEQLLPATEEAARLREFLFQSGDSTVPEVVLARRALAAARIRLGHARAEESWARVKAHLLIDALSGVPTP comes from the coding sequence ATGGTTGTCGTCCTCGCCGCGCTCGTGCTGACCGCTTCGCCCCCGGAGGCCACGGCCCTGACCTTCGCGGAGGCGCTCGCGCTCGCCGGGCGCACCCCAGGCCCCGAGGGCGCCGCTCGCGCCGCCGAGGTCCGCCGCGCCGAGAGCGCCCGGTTGTCTCCCCTCGTCTTCAACCCGCAACTCACCGTCGAGCCCGGCTACCGGCAACGCTCGGACGAGCGCGGCGCCGACCTGCGCCTGGGCGTGAGCCAGTCCTTCGGACTCTCCGGCCAGGTGGGCGCCCGGAATACCGCCGTCCACGCCGAGCAGGCAGCGCTCGACGCCGAGGCCCTCGCCGCCCTGCTCACGCGCCGGCTCGCCCTCGCCGAGGCGTGGCTGCGACTATGGGCCGCCGAGCAGGCCGTCACCCAGGGGCTGCACGAAGTGGAACTGGCCGCGTCCTTCCGCCAGGCCGTGGAGGGAGCCTCGAAGCTGGGTGCCTCCACGAAGCTGGAGCTGGCCGAGGCGAGCGCGTACCTCGCCGAGGCGCGGCTGTCCGTGCTGGACGCGGAGGGCAAGGTGGCCGAGCGCCGCGTGGAACTGGCGAAGCTGCTCGGCCGGGAGCCCACCCGTCCCCTCCAGACGCGAGGCTCGCTGCCCGAGGTGGAGCTGCCGCCGGACGAGGCGCGGCGGCCGCTGGTGGCCCAGGCCGCCGGGCTGCCGGAGGCGATGGCGCGGGTGCTCGGTGCCCGGGTGGAGCGGGCGCGCGCGGCCGAGGCCCATGCCTCCCGAGGCTCCTGGCTACAAGTGGGAGTCACCGGCATGCGGGAGTACGACGGGGCCACCGGTGGCGCCCTCACGTTGACGCTCACGCCGTCCCTCTTCGAGCGGGGCGAGCGGGACCGGGGCACGCTGCTGGCCTCGGCCGAGAAGCTCGAGGGCGAGGCGCGTGACGCGGGCCACCGGGCCGCCGCCGAGCTGGCGCTCTGCTTCCACGACGTGGAGCACTCACGCGAGGTGCGGGAGACACTCCAGGAGCAGTTGCTGCCCGCCACCGAGGAGGCCGCGAGGCTGCGCGAGTTCCTCTTCCAGTCCGGCGACTCCACCGTCCCCGAGGTGGTGCTGGCGCGCCGTGCGCTGGCCGCCGCCCGCATCCGTCTGGGCCACGCCCGCGCCGAGGAGTCGTGGGCGCGCGTGAAGGCCCATCTCCTCATCGACGCCCTCTCCGGAGTCCCCACGCCATGA
- a CDS encoding pirin family protein, with protein sequence MSKRESTRSVVKVVQAVQTLEGEGFLVRRPFPIPGFTQFDPFLLVDELGPVELRPGEAKGAPDHPHRGFETVSYILAGRHQHRDSAGHAGELGPGDVQWMTAGSGVVHSEMPACEFAEKGGRMHGFQIWVNLPRRDKMMAPRYQEIPAGHIPVASTPDGRVRVKVIAGESLGARAVIDTRTPIQYLHFTLEPGGRIEQPVPRDHNAFAYVFEGEGTFGPEATTAADGQAVLFANDADSVVLENSGKAPLQLLLLSGVPLREPMVRHGPFVMNTQAEILQAFEDYQSGLMGNIPDKVSDDS encoded by the coding sequence ATGTCCAAGAGAGAGAGCACGCGTTCGGTGGTGAAGGTGGTGCAGGCCGTCCAGACGCTGGAGGGCGAGGGCTTCCTGGTACGTCGGCCGTTCCCCATTCCTGGCTTCACGCAGTTCGACCCGTTCCTCCTGGTGGATGAGCTGGGGCCGGTGGAGCTGCGGCCGGGCGAGGCGAAAGGCGCACCGGACCATCCCCACCGGGGATTCGAGACGGTGAGCTACATCCTGGCGGGGCGGCATCAGCACCGGGACTCGGCGGGCCACGCGGGAGAGCTTGGACCTGGGGATGTGCAGTGGATGACGGCGGGGTCGGGGGTGGTGCACTCGGAGATGCCGGCGTGCGAGTTCGCCGAGAAGGGCGGGCGCATGCATGGCTTCCAGATCTGGGTGAATCTGCCCCGGCGCGACAAGATGATGGCGCCGCGCTACCAGGAGATTCCGGCCGGACACATCCCGGTGGCCTCGACACCGGATGGCCGGGTCCGGGTGAAGGTCATCGCGGGTGAGTCACTCGGTGCGCGCGCGGTCATCGACACGCGCACGCCCATCCAATACCTGCACTTCACGCTCGAGCCGGGAGGCCGCATCGAGCAGCCGGTGCCGCGGGACCACAACGCCTTCGCCTATGTCTTCGAGGGCGAGGGGACCTTCGGCCCCGAGGCCACGACCGCGGCGGACGGGCAGGCGGTGCTCTTCGCCAATGACGCGGACTCGGTGGTGCTGGAGAACTCGGGGAAGGCACCACTCCAGCTCCTGCTCCTGTCGGGGGTTCCGCTGCGAGAGCCCATGGTGCGCCATGGACCCTTCGTGATGAACACCCAGGCGGAGATCCTCCAGGCGTTCGAGGACTACCAGAGCGGGCTCATGGGCAACATCCCGGACAAGGTGTCAGACGACTCGTAG
- a CDS encoding MarR family winged helix-turn-helix transcriptional regulator, producing the protein MPTHYKGSARETRALDTFVKLTRAVETLGSHLQRHLASLGMTPPQLAVLEALLHLGPMSQGALGRKLLRSNPNMTAVLDNLERNGWLERERSPEDRRVVVVRLTPEGRGLIEKVFPAHAAHIAALLGALTTEEQEQLGVLCKKLGLSLAGS; encoded by the coding sequence ATGCCGACGCACTACAAGGGCAGCGCACGAGAGACCCGGGCGCTCGACACGTTCGTCAAGCTGACCCGGGCGGTGGAGACGCTGGGGAGCCATCTGCAGCGGCACCTCGCCAGCCTGGGAATGACGCCGCCCCAGCTCGCGGTGCTGGAAGCCCTGCTGCACCTGGGACCCATGAGCCAGGGGGCGCTGGGCCGCAAGCTGCTGCGCAGCAACCCCAACATGACCGCGGTGCTCGACAACCTGGAGCGCAACGGGTGGCTCGAGCGCGAGCGCAGCCCGGAGGATCGCCGGGTGGTGGTGGTGCGCCTCACTCCCGAAGGCCGGGGCCTCATCGAGAAGGTGTTCCCGGCCCACGCCGCTCACATCGCGGCGCTGCTGGGTGCCCTCACCACCGAGGAGCAGGAGCAGCTCGGCGTGCTCTGCAAGAAGCTGGGGCTCTCCCTGGCCGGGAGCTGA
- a CDS encoding response regulator transcription factor translates to MKLLLVEDEEKMARLLRRGLTEAGHQVDVCQRGEDALEQARRIDYDTVLLDWSLPDLDGLAVLRRWREQGLRTPVLMLTARGTVGEKVLGLRAGADDYLVKPFAFEELLARLEALYRRGDAQGLARQVGPLMLDSRRRVLRHGEREESLTGREFTLFSELASHVGEVLARSTLLSHVWGDNFDGPPNIVDVYVGYLRGKLKKLSVEGVSIQSVRGVGFRLVVEG, encoded by the coding sequence ATGAAGCTGCTGCTCGTCGAGGACGAGGAGAAGATGGCCCGGCTGTTGCGGCGGGGCCTGACGGAGGCGGGACACCAGGTGGACGTGTGCCAGCGGGGCGAGGACGCGCTGGAGCAGGCACGGCGGATCGACTACGACACCGTGCTGCTGGACTGGAGCCTGCCGGACCTCGACGGGCTGGCGGTGTTGCGGCGCTGGCGGGAGCAGGGCCTGCGCACGCCGGTGTTGATGCTCACCGCGCGGGGCACGGTGGGAGAGAAGGTGCTGGGGTTGCGCGCGGGCGCGGACGACTACCTGGTGAAGCCCTTCGCCTTCGAGGAGTTGCTGGCACGCCTGGAGGCCCTGTACCGCCGGGGTGACGCTCAAGGCCTGGCGCGGCAGGTGGGCCCGCTGATGCTGGACTCGCGGCGCAGGGTGCTGCGGCACGGCGAGCGCGAGGAGTCGCTCACCGGGCGCGAGTTCACCCTCTTCTCCGAGCTGGCCAGTCACGTGGGCGAGGTGCTGGCGCGCTCCACGCTGCTCAGCCACGTGTGGGGGGACAACTTCGATGGGCCGCCGAACATCGTGGACGTGTACGTGGGCTACCTGCGCGGGAAGCTGAAGAAGCTGTCCGTGGAGGGGGTGTCCATCCAGTCCGTGCGGGGCGTGGGCTTCCGGTTGGTGGTGGAGGGGTAG